A window of the Streptomyces sp. NBC_00250 genome harbors these coding sequences:
- a CDS encoding alpha/beta fold hydrolase, translated as MSSTELPETRTAAAPPTSRPARAVRVADGEKLRSVSLPGLTLTVRSRPGDEPGLPPALYVHGLGGSSQNWSVLMPLLSDLVDGEAVDLPGFGDSPPPDDGNYSVTGHARAVIRLLDSAERGPVHLFGNSLGGAVATRVAAARPDLVRTLTLVSPALPELRAQRTAWPTVLLAVPGVASAFAKLTKDWTAEQRVRGVLSLCYGDPGRVSEEGLRHAVEEMERRLELPYFWDAMARSSRGIVDAYTLGGQHGLWRQAERVLAPTLLVYGGRDQLVSYRMARKAAAAFRGSRLLTLPEAGHVAMMEYPETVAQAARDLIADHGGS; from the coding sequence CGCGCCGTCCGGGTCGCCGACGGCGAGAAGCTCCGCTCCGTGTCGCTGCCCGGACTCACCCTCACCGTGCGCTCGCGGCCGGGCGACGAGCCCGGTCTGCCGCCCGCGCTGTACGTCCACGGTCTCGGCGGTTCCTCGCAGAACTGGTCCGTCCTGATGCCGCTGCTCTCGGACCTCGTCGACGGCGAGGCCGTCGACCTGCCCGGCTTCGGCGACTCGCCGCCGCCCGACGACGGCAACTACTCGGTCACCGGGCACGCGCGCGCGGTCATCCGGCTCCTCGACTCCGCGGAGCGCGGGCCGGTCCACCTCTTCGGCAACTCGCTGGGCGGCGCCGTCGCCACCCGCGTCGCCGCCGCGCGCCCCGACCTCGTCCGCACGCTCACGCTCGTCTCGCCGGCCCTGCCCGAGCTGCGCGCCCAGCGCACGGCCTGGCCCACCGTGCTGCTCGCGGTGCCCGGCGTCGCCTCGGCCTTCGCCAAGCTCACCAAGGACTGGACGGCCGAACAGCGGGTCCGCGGCGTCCTCTCGCTCTGTTACGGAGACCCCGGGCGGGTCTCCGAGGAGGGGCTCCGGCACGCCGTCGAGGAAATGGAGCGGCGCCTGGAGCTTCCCTACTTCTGGGACGCCATGGCACGCTCCTCGCGCGGCATCGTCGACGCGTACACCCTCGGCGGTCAGCACGGGCTGTGGCGGCAGGCGGAACGGGTCCTCGCCCCCACGCTGCTCGTCTACGGTGGCCGCGACCAGCTCGTCTCGTACCGGATGGCCCGGAAGGCGGCTGCCGCCTTCCGCGGCTCGCGCCTGCTGACCCTTCCCGAGGCGGGGCACGTGGCGATGATGGAGTACCCCGAGACGGTCGCCCAGGCCGCCCGGGACCTGATCGCCGATCACGGCGGGAGCTGA